ATGATCGCTTCTTCGGAAGATTGGTACATCCACATACGCGAACCGCCAAGCGACGGACCAAGCGTAGTGTTATGAATAGCAATAATTGCCTTTAAATGAGAAGTTTTGTCGGAACAAAAAACAACTTGCTCATGGTCTTTTTCTCGTAAAAGGTTGAATATATCCACTGAAAAAATTTATCGGAGATGTATGTTCAATTTGAATTTCGGCGAAAAAAGTACTGAAAAAAAACTGGAGAGAAAAGAATTCACGCTTGTCATAAAACGAAACAATAAACATTCACTTCATTATGACGATTAAAAAATAGTCTGCCATATTGCTTGTCAATCTCTTACAAACAGTTTATATTTTCCCCGTCTAATTTTTCTTAATTTCAAAAATGAACAATACACACACGCTCGATGAAATTTTACATTCCGTTTCGACAAACGGGTTTCACAACTCCCTTTTCCCAGAATCACTCACGTTTAACGATATTTCCCTTGTTCCGCGAGTTGTTTCAAGCATCAAGCATCGTACGGAATGTTCTGCCGCAACAGATTTTCTTGGCATTCCGCTTCAACTTCCTCTTCTTGCGGCTCCGATGCCCGATGTTTGTGGAGGGAAAATGGCTGCTGTACTCGCTCAACTCGGAGCGCTCGGATTCATTCACAGATTTTCTTCAATCGAAAAACAAGTAACGGATGCCTTGTTGACAGAAAAGAAAAATGCAATCGGATGCGCAATTGGTGTTACCGGCGACTGGAAAGAACGATTTCAACAACTATATAACATTGGAGTTCGTTTATTTTGTCTCGATATTGCAAATGGAGCAAATCACGTTGTTGCAAACGCGATTTCGTGGTTGCGGTCGCATACGAATAACGGAGAAATAAAAATTATTGCCGGAAATGTTGCCGCCGCCGAAACGTTCGTGTGGCTTGCAGAAGTTGGTGCTGATGCCATTCGTGTCGGCATCGGCAACGGTTCAATTTGCACAACTTCGATTGAAACAGGAATTGGACAAGGACAAGTTTCTGCAATTGTTGAATGCGCGCGCGTGCGTGAAGAAAGAAAACTTTCCACGTTGATAATTGCCGATGGAGGAATTCGAACTCCCGGAGATATGTGTAAAGCGCTTGCACTTGGCGCAGACGCAACAATGCTCGGTTCTGCCCTTGCGGGAACGGAAGAATCACCGGGAGAAGTCATAAAATTTCGCGGACAACTTTACAAGCGATACGTTGGCGCGGCTTCGTTTGCAACGAAAATGTCGAATGATTATGTGGAGGGTGAAGAAACACTTGTTCCCTATAAAAGCAAAGTGGAAAAAACCCTTAAACGATTTCTTGATGGAGTTCGTTCTTCTATGGCATATATGAATGCGCGAACGTTGAGTGAATTTCGACAATTCACTTCATTTGTTCGACTGACGCAACATTCATTCATCGAACGAACGCCTCATATATTAGGATAACGCATTTCATCATTTCACAAATGAAGAAAATTTTTCCTTCATTGGAAAATTTTTCGTGATGAATATTGTATTCTTCCCATAATCTTGAAAAGGAAAGGATTGGCACGCATATTGCAAAGTCTTCAAAACAAAACGGAATTTTACTTGAAAACATTAATACTCGTTTTTCTGCTTACAACAATCAGTTTCTCACAGCGGCAATCTTCTGCGTCACTGTTCACGTCGTATGGAAAATATTTTTATTCACAACATTCAAATTCTCGGAACTCAAAATCCGTGGGCTTCTATGGAACGTTTGTCAACGGACATAGCAGTTCTTACTCGGTGGGAGCAGACGTTTTGACTCTTTCAGACAAAAATCAACACGAAAATTTTTTCTTACAACAACTCTTTGTAACTCGCGGTGCTTGGTGGATTGACGGTAAATGGAGCGCTACGCTTCATTCCGCGCTTCTTCACGAAAATTCTTACGAATATCGCGATGCAGGATTTCTTGGTGCAGATTCGTTGTTTTTTTTCCCGTCGAATAATATTTATTTCGGCGGTGGCGGCACTATGTTTCATTATTCACCGACAACAACACTCTCACTCAACGGAACAATATCATACAGCAACGCTGAAATCTATTCGAAGTTATTCACGTTGAAATACTCCGCCGTATTTCCATTTGGCATAACAGAAATTTTTTCGATTGATGCCTGCGGTCTACAAACAACGCCGCTTCTTGTTTCCTTTCGAAATCAAATAACGTACGCATTCACTACTGTTTTCATCCATGGAAAGGTGATGTGGGGGCGACGTAGGTTTTTCTTCGATGAAGCATCGCTCACGCTTTTCAGCCAGCGCGAACAGCAAAATGCATCATACGCATTCGGCATTGGATGGCTCTCATCGAAATCGTTTTCTTTGCTTGCTTCTGTTACCGTTGAAAAATTTGACGCATATTCCGTAGCGTATGTTTCTTTGGGGGCAAAATACAACTCGGT
This genomic interval from Ignavibacteria bacterium contains the following:
- a CDS encoding guanosine monophosphate reductase, producing the protein MNNTHTLDEILHSVSTNGFHNSLFPESLTFNDISLVPRVVSSIKHRTECSAATDFLGIPLQLPLLAAPMPDVCGGKMAAVLAQLGALGFIHRFSSIEKQVTDALLTEKKNAIGCAIGVTGDWKERFQQLYNIGVRLFCLDIANGANHVVANAISWLRSHTNNGEIKIIAGNVAAAETFVWLAEVGADAIRVGIGNGSICTTSIETGIGQGQVSAIVECARVREERKLSTLIIADGGIRTPGDMCKALALGADATMLGSALAGTEESPGEVIKFRGQLYKRYVGAASFATKMSNDYVEGEETLVPYKSKVEKTLKRFLDGVRSSMAYMNARTLSEFRQFTSFVRLTQHSFIERTPHILG